A DNA window from Capnocytophaga sp. ARDL2 contains the following coding sequences:
- a CDS encoding GNAT family N-acetyltransferase, producing the protein MSDCAGEYHQFDTISVAKVANSEYPNRIWLNQYPNILTNEILKEIQSTSFQSIEPLTFSYFANDGFQNEDEKLQSFGFVKKSEQYGMSLALTEKILANNKLQLKKIEIKEQSEIWSDVFSKCFGYHISAESVYKSKSEIEFYLLYYQENTIGTLVLHQTENIMGVHSLGVLPEFRKLGFAEEIMCQIINQSIENQSKIITLQSSPMGRNLYLKLGFEEDFLMMNYALTNILKSKNHTIKEQHRNPRIKW; encoded by the coding sequence ATGAGTGATTGTGCAGGAGAATACCATCAATTTGATACAATTTCGGTGGCGAAAGTTGCGAATTCAGAATATCCTAACAGAATTTGGCTGAACCAATATCCAAATATATTGACAAATGAAATTCTTAAAGAAATTCAATCTACTTCCTTTCAAAGTATTGAACCTTTGACATTTAGCTACTTTGCAAACGATGGTTTCCAAAACGAAGATGAAAAACTACAATCATTCGGATTTGTGAAAAAATCAGAACAATACGGAATGTCATTGGCTTTAACCGAAAAAATACTGGCAAACAATAAATTACAATTAAAAAAGATAGAAATAAAAGAACAATCGGAAATTTGGTCAGATGTATTTAGCAAATGTTTTGGTTATCATATTTCCGCTGAAAGTGTCTATAAATCAAAATCAGAAATTGAATTTTATTTGCTTTATTATCAAGAAAATACAATTGGAACTTTAGTTCTTCATCAAACCGAAAATATAATGGGCGTTCATTCGTTGGGGGTACTTCCTGAGTTTAGAAAATTAGGTTTTGCTGAAGAAATTATGTGTCAAATCATTAATCAATCTATTGAAAATCAGTCTAAAATAATAACTTTACAATCTTCCCCAATGGGCAGAAATCTTTACCTAAAATTAGGTTTTGAAGAGGATTTTTTGATGATGAATTACGCTCTTACTAATATCTTAAAATCAAAAAATCACACAATCAAAGAACAACATCGTAACCCACGGATTAAGTGGTAA
- a CDS encoding SRPBCC family protein: MWTKSYSVVTQEITKEQIWQLFTDIDNWNRWKTSIEYSKLLGELKVGSFFILKPKKAPKVKMEIVELEPFRKFTDLTRFPLAKMYGEHLYEETPDGLKITITMSVKGLLSRLWIKLVANDIVKNLPKDIENQIKHAKQL; this comes from the coding sequence ATGTGGACAAAATCGTATTCGGTAGTTACCCAAGAAATTACAAAAGAGCAAATCTGGCAATTGTTTACAGATATTGATAATTGGAATCGCTGGAAGACTTCCATAGAATACTCAAAATTATTGGGCGAATTGAAAGTGGGGAGTTTCTTCATCCTAAAACCTAAAAAAGCTCCCAAAGTGAAAATGGAAATTGTGGAATTAGAACCCTTTAGGAAATTCACGGACTTAACCCGATTTCCTCTGGCAAAAATGTACGGGGAACATTTGTACGAAGAAACTCCCGATGGACTAAAAATCACCATAACAATGAGCGTAAAAGGATTGTTATCAAGACTTTGGATAAAACTTGTAGCCAATGATATTGTAAAAAATCTTCCAAAAGATATTGAAAATCAAATCAAACACGCTAAACAATTATAA
- a CDS encoding MarR family winged helix-turn-helix transcriptional regulator, which translates to MNNIFQLTPEVSSGLLLLQVTNLWQREIKKILQPFGLTHPQFMILASIYWFSLKKEEVTQISLSNFTQIDPMTTSQIVRNLEKKTFIIRKEHKTDTRAKVVEITNKGMDSIKKAIFEVEEFDKRFFGKLSEKQFLFNEFLNILLKLKS; encoded by the coding sequence ATGAATAATATATTTCAATTGACACCCGAAGTCAGTTCTGGTCTTTTGCTTTTACAAGTAACGAATTTGTGGCAAAGAGAAATTAAGAAAATATTACAACCTTTCGGTTTAACACATCCTCAATTTATGATTTTGGCAAGTATTTACTGGTTTTCTTTGAAAAAGGAAGAAGTTACACAGATTTCATTGTCAAATTTTACACAGATTGACCCAATGACGACATCTCAAATCGTTAGAAATTTAGAAAAGAAAACTTTCATAATACGAAAAGAACACAAAACCGACACACGAGCTAAGGTAGTAGAAATTACAAATAAAGGTATGGACTCCATTAAAAAAGCAATTTTTGAAGTGGAAGAGTTTGACAAGCGTTTTTTTGGAAAACTCAGTGAAAAGCAATTTTTATTCAATGAATTCTTAAACATATTATTAAAACTAAAATCATAA
- a CDS encoding HNH endonuclease family protein gives MDEKKDDAQAIFESLNDAGMPLTASELLCNYIFKPILNDSNNEHERLHNNHWLESRKKVGEGNFEDYLINLFSIGEKKRIGQGRRMYVHFKNRNKKISKEKAISTLNDILENVTYYNNIKQPLKFPHSNNTVKDLLYKISQTNMTSITPFLMSVLKSFSLNNLTEKDTLELLEATYVLLVRSKIANRRVTKFDTFFPSLLNEVINEPNKARAIETRFQQEGLWVSNQEFEDSFLTKELYNQRELNFTRHILQEIDKSCQNYNEYPDYSTINTIEHILPQTLNQHWKDYLGNDAEIPTLKTVINTVGNLLLNSGSANSTFGQKPFEEKRKLYTDVSALSRELKEQKIDIWNIDEINKRSKKLAQYALSVWKWKN, from the coding sequence TTGGACGAAAAAAAAGACGATGCACAAGCTATTTTTGAGAGTCTAAATGATGCAGGAATGCCACTAACAGCATCCGAACTTTTGTGCAATTATATCTTTAAACCTATATTAAACGACTCGAACAATGAACACGAAAGATTACATAATAACCACTGGTTAGAGTCAAGAAAAAAAGTTGGTGAAGGCAATTTTGAAGATTATTTAATTAATCTTTTTTCCATTGGAGAGAAAAAGAGAATTGGTCAAGGGAGGAGAATGTATGTGCATTTCAAAAATCGAAATAAAAAAATATCTAAGGAAAAAGCCATTTCAACTTTAAACGATATTTTAGAAAATGTTACTTATTATAATAACATTAAACAACCTTTAAAATTCCCGCATTCAAACAATACTGTAAAGGATTTGTTATACAAAATTTCACAAACTAATATGACTTCTATAACACCGTTTTTAATGAGTGTTCTGAAAAGTTTTTCTCTGAACAACCTTACTGAGAAAGATACATTGGAATTATTAGAAGCTACTTATGTCCTTTTAGTAAGAAGTAAAATAGCCAATAGGCGTGTGACTAAATTTGATACTTTTTTTCCTTCGTTGCTCAATGAGGTAATTAACGAGCCAAATAAAGCTCGGGCAATTGAAACAAGATTTCAACAAGAAGGGCTATGGGTTTCTAATCAAGAGTTCGAAGATTCGTTTTTAACAAAAGAATTATATAATCAAAGAGAACTGAACTTTACAAGGCATATTTTGCAAGAAATTGATAAATCGTGTCAGAATTATAACGAATATCCAGATTACTCTACAATCAATACAATAGAGCATATTTTACCCCAAACATTAAATCAACATTGGAAGGATTATTTAGGGAATGATGCTGAAATTCCTACCTTAAAAACAGTTATTAACACAGTAGGAAATTTGCTACTCAATAGTGGTTCTGCAAATAGTACATTTGGTCAGAAACCATTTGAGGAAAAAAGAAAATTATATACTGATGTTTCGGCTTTATCCAGAGAATTGAAAGAACAAAAAATTGATATTTGGAATATTGATGAAATAAATAAGCGTTCAAAGAAACTTGCTCAATACGCTTTATCAGTTTGGAAATGGAAGAATTAA
- a CDS encoding DUF262 domain-containing protein, translated as MNQEHKIISRRFKDIFNTNVRYEIPFFQRGYAWEKKQWDKLWSDIYEEIIPALDDNNFENEEHFFGPVVVLEKANAPHPNLKRYLIIDGQQRITTVYLLLGLIKKSLNNLSPLSSEAQSYCAEIDQLLSNNITDIDDYLKLKVFSSKGDRYPTYKTIFQENPNSPFLLEDQKLYFPDTNRIDQFVKFYNKKNKKF; from the coding sequence ATGAATCAAGAACACAAAATAATTAGCAGAAGATTTAAAGATATTTTTAACACAAATGTAAGGTATGAAATCCCTTTCTTTCAAAGAGGATATGCTTGGGAGAAAAAACAATGGGATAAACTTTGGAGTGATATTTATGAAGAAATAATTCCTGCGTTAGATGACAACAATTTTGAAAATGAAGAACATTTTTTTGGACCTGTTGTGGTATTAGAAAAAGCCAATGCTCCCCATCCGAATTTGAAGCGATATTTAATTATTGATGGTCAGCAAAGAATTACAACTGTTTATTTACTTTTAGGATTAATAAAAAAATCTCTTAATAACTTGTCTCCTCTATCATCAGAGGCTCAAAGTTATTGTGCTGAAATAGATCAACTACTTTCTAATAATATAACAGATATTGACGATTACCTAAAATTAAAGGTTTTCAGTAGCAAGGGAGATCGTTATCCTACTTATAAGACAATTTTCCAAGAAAACCCCAATAGCCCATTCCTGCTTGAAGATCAAAAATTATATTTTCCTGACACCAATAGAATAGATCAATTTGTGAAATTTTACAACAAAAAAAACAAAAAATTTTAG
- a CDS encoding MerR family transcriptional regulator: MKENKDLGFDYDFLEKLVVGIGEVSQITGIPTRQIRYWEDKGIIKSLTEEEGKNRRYDYKNIKKMLLIKELLDEGYTLDASAEKVKKRMEMISETFGKLRK, encoded by the coding sequence ATGAAAGAGAATAAAGACCTTGGTTTTGATTACGATTTTTTAGAAAAATTGGTGGTAGGCATCGGTGAAGTATCACAAATTACAGGTATTCCTACCCGACAAATCCGCTATTGGGAAGATAAAGGCATCATCAAAAGTCTGACCGAAGAGGAGGGTAAAAACCGCCGCTATGATTACAAAAACATCAAAAAAATGCTCCTCATCAAGGAACTTTTAGACGAAGGCTACACTCTTGATGCCTCGGCTGAAAAAGTTAAAAAACGAATGGAAATGATTAGCGAAACTTTCGGGAAGTTGAGGAAATAA
- a CDS encoding cysteine hydrolase, translating to MKRITLTLMIFLMVNLLQAQVQGKSAIVLIETQNEWMHKDGKLRKLLIQDETMMLKSIQNIEKIVDFARKNNIPLIHCGLRFDKGYPELANGKSGLRKAIPKAGTFLKEGFGSQFYESVKPIEGEFIVTGRVGASGFTGSNLDIYLRNNNIENVYLVGYATQVCVESTLRDAHEKSYNTFIISDATSAFNKMQQEYVLNEIVHHFGEHLTTKEFINQKK from the coding sequence ATGAAAAGAATAACTTTAACACTAATGATTTTTCTAATGGTAAATTTGTTACAAGCCCAAGTACAGGGAAAATCAGCCATCGTACTTATCGAAACTCAAAACGAATGGATGCATAAAGACGGGAAACTCCGTAAATTATTGATTCAAGATGAAACAATGATGCTAAAATCCATTCAAAACATTGAAAAAATAGTTGATTTCGCCCGAAAAAATAATATTCCTCTTATTCATTGCGGATTGCGATTCGATAAAGGCTATCCCGAACTTGCCAACGGAAAAAGCGGACTTAGAAAAGCCATTCCCAAAGCAGGAACATTTCTAAAAGAAGGTTTTGGTTCGCAATTTTACGAAAGCGTAAAGCCTATTGAGGGCGAATTTATAGTAACAGGCAGAGTGGGAGCCAGTGGTTTTACAGGTTCTAATTTAGATATTTATCTACGAAATAATAATATAGAGAATGTCTATTTGGTGGGGTACGCCACTCAAGTTTGTGTAGAAAGCACCCTGCGTGATGCTCACGAAAAGAGTTACAATACTTTTATAATTTCCGATGCTACTTCGGCTTTTAACAAGATGCAACAAGAGTATGTCCTCAATGAAATTGTTCACCATTTCGGAGAACACCTTACAACAAAAGAATTCATCAATCAAAAAAAATAA
- a CDS encoding M1 family aminopeptidase → MKYILFAIALWGGTCLYAQTDTSGRTLHRATPEMKTKLQHTKLKVGFNFENQTLNGEEWLTASPYFYATDSLILDAKSMLIHEVKLNDQPLKYAYEKDFLKIKLDKIYQKNENYTVYIRYTAQPEKVIEKEGARSDAKGLYFINPKGEIPDVPTQIWTQGETESSSCWFPTIDKPNQKTTQEIYMTVPDKFVTLSNGILKSSVKEANHLRTDHWVMDKPHAPYLFFMGVGDFAVVKDTPWRGTIPVDYYVEKEYESVAKKIFGHTAEMMEFYSKKFGYDFPWQKYAQMVVRDFVAGAMENTTAVSHAESAHQPSEVLADENYWEAIIAHEMGHHWFGDLVTTESWANLTINESFANYSEYLWYEYKYGKDAADYHLNNKVGQYRHRSTDFLKNLVRFGYNDKDDMFDLVSYNKGGAILHMLRDYLGDEAFFQGITDFLKTYEFGTGEAHQLRLSFEKVSGKDLNWFFNQWFFSHGHPFVAVEKNYDAKTQKIHLKIIQNQEEDVLFEFPLEVDIYENGTYHRHQVWVKAQKENEFYFSAKKNPNLVNVNPRGVLIWVEASYKTPAEYAYQYQHAKDFKSRWQAVEFAEENQDNPLLMKAIKDPFYQVRIKALNALAGQKLSKKEFAEIEKIAKTDPKNLVKSAAMWTLAATQNRKYLPVFENALGVHSAAIQNAALNGIGKIDATRAKNFLLKSAPENFTSDQLVWVFSVIVDNKMEKYLPKVLPYIIYYPFIEKDNPKQAEIFRKGYLWAMSLDDRALVEIIAKSFRAAAPYSDKGSEANKATIKVLDEGIAAKRKLPPTASVQQQIQLLEEVKALF, encoded by the coding sequence ATGAAATACATACTTTTTGCTATTGCTTTATGGGGAGGGACTTGCCTTTACGCCCAAACCGATACTTCGGGGAGAACTCTTCACCGAGCAACTCCCGAAATGAAAACCAAACTCCAACACACCAAACTGAAAGTAGGCTTTAACTTTGAGAATCAAACCCTAAATGGTGAGGAATGGCTCACGGCTTCGCCTTATTTTTATGCCACCGATAGCCTAATTTTAGATGCCAAATCAATGCTCATCCACGAGGTAAAACTCAATGACCAACCGCTAAAATATGCCTATGAAAAGGATTTTCTGAAAATAAAATTGGATAAAATCTATCAGAAAAACGAAAACTACACCGTGTACATTCGCTATACGGCACAGCCTGAAAAAGTCATTGAAAAAGAGGGGGCAAGAAGTGATGCCAAAGGCTTGTATTTCATCAATCCGAAAGGAGAAATTCCTGATGTGCCTACCCAAATTTGGACGCAGGGCGAAACCGAATCTTCATCGTGCTGGTTTCCCACTATCGATAAGCCCAACCAAAAAACCACGCAGGAAATTTATATGACTGTTCCCGATAAATTCGTAACCCTGTCCAACGGGATTTTAAAATCTTCCGTAAAAGAAGCCAATCACCTACGCACAGACCATTGGGTAATGGATAAACCTCACGCTCCGTATCTCTTCTTTATGGGTGTGGGCGATTTCGCCGTAGTGAAAGACACCCCGTGGCGAGGCACTATTCCCGTGGATTATTATGTGGAAAAAGAATACGAATCGGTGGCAAAAAAAATCTTTGGGCATACAGCGGAAATGATGGAGTTTTACTCTAAAAAATTCGGATATGATTTCCCTTGGCAGAAATACGCACAAATGGTAGTTCGCGATTTTGTGGCGGGGGCAATGGAAAATACCACAGCGGTAAGCCACGCCGAGTCTGCTCATCAGCCGAGCGAAGTTTTGGCAGACGAAAACTATTGGGAAGCCATTATCGCTCACGAAATGGGGCATCATTGGTTTGGCGATTTGGTAACCACCGAAAGTTGGGCAAACCTTACCATCAATGAATCTTTTGCCAATTATTCCGAGTATCTGTGGTACGAATACAAATACGGAAAAGATGCCGCCGACTATCACCTCAACAATAAAGTGGGACAATACCGCCACCGCTCAACGGATTTTCTGAAAAATTTGGTGCGTTTTGGCTACAACGACAAGGACGATATGTTCGATTTGGTATCGTACAACAAAGGCGGTGCAATTTTGCATATGCTTCGTGATTATTTGGGCGATGAGGCTTTTTTTCAAGGGATTACAGATTTTTTGAAAACTTATGAATTCGGCACAGGAGAAGCCCATCAGCTAAGACTTTCCTTTGAAAAAGTCAGTGGAAAAGACCTCAATTGGTTTTTCAATCAGTGGTTTTTCTCTCACGGGCATCCCTTCGTAGCTGTGGAAAAAAATTACGATGCAAAAACGCAAAAAATTCATTTGAAAATTATTCAAAATCAGGAAGAAGATGTGCTTTTTGAGTTTCCTTTGGAAGTGGATATTTATGAAAACGGAACTTACCACCGACACCAAGTTTGGGTAAAAGCTCAAAAGGAAAACGAATTTTATTTCTCGGCGAAGAAAAACCCTAATTTGGTGAATGTCAATCCGAGAGGTGTTCTTATTTGGGTGGAAGCATCGTACAAAACCCCTGCTGAATACGCCTATCAGTACCAACACGCCAAAGATTTCAAAAGCAGATGGCAAGCAGTAGAATTTGCGGAAGAAAATCAGGATAATCCATTGCTAATGAAAGCGATAAAAGACCCTTTCTATCAAGTTCGAATTAAAGCCTTGAATGCTTTGGCAGGTCAGAAATTAAGCAAAAAAGAATTTGCCGAGATAGAAAAAATTGCCAAAACCGACCCTAAAAATTTGGTAAAATCGGCAGCAATGTGGACTTTGGCAGCGACCCAAAACCGAAAATATTTACCTGTTTTCGAAAACGCTTTGGGCGTACATTCGGCAGCCATACAAAATGCAGCACTCAACGGCATCGGCAAAATAGACGCTACACGAGCTAAAAACTTCTTATTAAAATCCGCTCCCGAAAATTTCACTTCAGACCAATTGGTTTGGGTATTTTCCGTAATCGTGGACAACAAAATGGAGAAATATTTACCGAAAGTGCTTCCGTACATTATTTATTATCCGTTCATAGAAAAGGACAACCCGAAACAAGCTGAAATTTTCCGCAAGGGCTACTTATGGGCAATGAGCTTAGACGATAGGGCTTTGGTAGAAATCATTGCCAAATCTTTCAGAGCGGCGGCTCCGTATTCCGATAAAGGTTCAGAAGCCAACAAAGCCACCATCAAAGTTCTGGACGAGGGCATCGCCGCCAAACGAAAACTCCCCCCAACCGCCTCCGTACAACAACAGATACAGCTATTGGAAGAAGTAAAAGCCTTGTTTTGA
- a CDS encoding DUF262 domain-containing protein, translating into MVQDTIKQKVDEFDSSDGVESGEIEEIQPFDPEKISIDTKTFTMEACLRRLEQKTLILNPDFQRNEVWNEDKKSRLIESLILKIPLPMFYVSADENNVFYVVDGLQRLSTIRDFVLGKEYLDTLKLEEKGNGFRLKNLEFWGEKFNGSNFKSLPIHIYNRILETEFTFTIINPGTPEEVKRNIFKRINTGGEPLTSQEIRHALYIGASTEFLLDLSKSNEFLKATDNSIKSGRMMDREIILRALAFMVRSYDSYPKNNDMDEFLSDTMRIINVYNNKRPLSKADIKFKESVESNEINHNLNDLKNKFNTAMIRSFKLFGKHSFRKSYNNKQRTPINKGLFEVWCNTLSNLNEYEYEKLLSNRKGFMNDYIELLNDNNFIIVISRDSQKSSSVKTRYERINELVNKHIKW; encoded by the coding sequence ATGGTACAAGATACAATAAAACAGAAAGTAGACGAATTTGATTCATCTGACGGCGTTGAAAGTGGAGAAATTGAAGAAATTCAGCCATTTGATCCTGAAAAAATATCCATTGACACTAAAACTTTTACAATGGAGGCTTGTTTGAGACGACTGGAACAAAAGACATTGATTTTAAATCCAGATTTTCAAAGAAATGAGGTGTGGAATGAAGATAAAAAATCAAGGCTTATAGAATCTCTTATTTTGAAAATTCCATTACCTATGTTTTATGTTTCTGCAGATGAAAATAATGTATTTTATGTAGTAGATGGACTACAACGGTTGAGTACTATCAGAGATTTTGTATTGGGGAAAGAATATTTGGATACTTTGAAGCTAGAAGAAAAGGGAAATGGATTTAGATTAAAAAATTTAGAATTTTGGGGAGAGAAATTCAATGGTTCTAATTTTAAGTCTTTACCTATTCATATTTACAATAGAATTTTAGAGACTGAGTTTACTTTTACAATCATTAATCCTGGTACACCAGAAGAGGTGAAAAGAAATATATTTAAAAGAATTAATACAGGTGGAGAACCCTTAACTTCTCAAGAAATAAGACACGCTTTATACATCGGAGCAAGTACAGAATTCTTATTAGATTTATCTAAAAGCAATGAATTTCTAAAAGCTACAGATAATTCTATCAAATCAGGAAGAATGATGGATAGAGAAATTATACTAAGAGCTTTGGCTTTTATGGTCAGAAGCTATGATTCCTATCCTAAAAATAATGATATGGATGAATTTTTATCTGATACAATGAGAATAATAAATGTATATAACAACAAGCGACCTTTAAGCAAAGCGGATATCAAATTTAAAGAATCTGTAGAATCAAATGAGATAAATCATAATTTGAATGATTTAAAAAACAAGTTTAATACGGCAATGATAAGGTCTTTCAAACTTTTTGGAAAACATTCATTTAGAAAAAGCTATAATAATAAACAAAGAACTCCTATAAATAAGGGACTTTTTGAGGTTTGGTGTAATACTCTTTCTAACTTAAATGAATATGAATATGAAAAATTATTATCTAATAGGAAAGGATTTATGAATGACTATATTGAATTATTAAATGATAATAATTTTATTATTGTTATATCAAGAGACAGTCAGAAGTCGAGTAGTGTTAAAACTAGATATGAAAGGATTAATGAACTTGTAAATAAACATATAAAATGGTAA